Proteins from a single region of Butyrivibrio fibrisolvens:
- a CDS encoding response regulator transcription factor: MSKILIVEDEAQIARFVELELIHEGNTVDKAEDGREGLDKALSNDYDLILLDVMLPGINGFEVLRRIRARKDTPVILLTARDAVMDKVSGLDAGADDYITKPFAIEELLARIRVALKRKGNASQAGTRQITVGKVMIDPDRHEVVADGNPVELTNYEFELLRILMESRNIVLDRERLINEIWGYDYDGENNVVDVYIRHLRTKIDDRYGIKLIQTVRGVGYVIKEGT; the protein is encoded by the coding sequence ATGAGTAAAATATTGATCGTAGAGGATGAAGCACAAATAGCACGTTTTGTAGAACTCGAACTTATCCACGAGGGTAATACCGTGGATAAGGCAGAGGATGGAAGAGAAGGCCTTGATAAGGCACTTTCAAATGACTATGACCTGATCCTTCTGGATGTAATGCTTCCGGGCATTAACGGTTTCGAAGTTCTACGCCGCATAAGAGCAAGGAAAGATACACCTGTTATCCTTCTTACTGCAAGAGATGCAGTTATGGACAAGGTGTCTGGTCTTGATGCAGGTGCTGACGATTATATTACCAAACCCTTTGCAATAGAGGAGCTACTCGCACGTATCAGAGTAGCTCTCAAAAGGAAGGGGAATGCTTCACAGGCAGGAACAAGGCAGATCACAGTAGGTAAGGTTATGATCGATCCCGACAGACATGAAGTTGTGGCTGACGGCAATCCTGTTGAGCTTACCAACTACGAGTTTGAACTACTCAGGATCCTTATGGAAAGCCGTAACATAGTCCTTGACAGAGAACGTCTTATAAACGAGATCTGGGGCTATGATTACGATGGTGAGAACAATGTTGTAGATGTTTATATAAGACATCTGCGTACCAAGATCGATGACAGGTATGGTATCAAGCTTATCCAGACTGTCAGAGGTGTTGGATATGTAATAAAAGAGGGTACTTGA
- a CDS encoding phosphatidylserine decarboxylase, producing MLDFLYGTSFGRMILKVLINPRISNAAGKVLDSGVSRVLIPFFIKKNNISLEEYQEEEYKSFNDFFTRRIRPECRPIDSDPHHFIAPCDGYLSVYPIEDGMIIPVKHSRYSVSDLLRDEGLAKEFEGGTCMVFRLCVHHYHRYCYPDGAFKECNTPIKGVLHTVRPVALRKVPVFSENSREYTILHTDHFGDIIQMEVGAMFVGKIDNYHQEGRVERGQEKGRFLFGGSTIIVLTRKDAVKIPESVFDKTRRQKEVPVKQGQKIGIHKAK from the coding sequence ATGCTGGATTTTTTGTATGGAACAAGCTTTGGAAGGATGATCCTAAAGGTTCTTATTAACCCGCGAATTTCAAATGCTGCGGGCAAAGTTCTTGATTCCGGAGTATCCAGGGTGCTTATCCCTTTTTTTATCAAAAAAAATAATATCTCACTTGAGGAATATCAGGAAGAAGAGTACAAAAGCTTCAATGACTTTTTTACCAGAAGGATAAGACCTGAGTGCAGGCCCATAGATTCTGATCCTCATCACTTTATCGCTCCATGTGACGGATATTTAAGCGTATATCCTATAGAAGATGGAATGATAATCCCTGTAAAGCACAGCAGATACAGTGTTTCTGATCTTCTTAGAGACGAAGGCCTTGCTAAAGAGTTTGAAGGCGGAACCTGTATGGTCTTTCGCCTGTGCGTACATCACTATCACAGATACTGCTACCCGGACGGGGCGTTCAAAGAGTGCAATACTCCTATAAAAGGAGTACTTCATACAGTTCGTCCTGTTGCTCTTAGAAAAGTCCCTGTATTTAGTGAAAATTCCAGAGAATATACAATACTTCATACAGACCACTTTGGCGATATCATTCAGATGGAAGTTGGTGCCATGTTCGTTGGTAAGATAGATAACTATCACCAGGAAGGCCGTGTTGAAAGAGGTCAGGAGAAGGGACGATTCCTTTTTGGAGGATCAACTATAATAGTTCTTACCAGGAAAGATGCGGTTAAGATTCCTGAAAGCGTATTCGATAAGACAAGAAGACAGAAGGAAGTGCCGGTTAAGCAGGGACAGAAGATTGGTATACATAAGGCGAAGTAA
- a CDS encoding CDP-alcohol phosphatidyltransferase family protein, with protein MLGFFDYTCWLTYLSLLSAGSGILLCLNDEGHPYIGIFFLMFSGLCDAFDGKVARTKKNRSEVEKNFGIQIDSLTDVVAFGVLPACIGYAMLRKFPFMERFPLISVFFAIMLIYMLAAMIRLAYFNVMEEERQKKEDTVREYYSGLPVTSSALIFPVILLVHYIVIWDITPIYFAAMLFTAFAFILPIPVKKPKLNGILILVGIGAVIFIALLWLIISRTRL; from the coding sequence ATGTTAGGTTTTTTTGATTATACTTGTTGGCTTACATATTTATCTTTATTATCTGCGGGATCTGGAATATTACTGTGTCTTAATGACGAGGGACATCCTTATATAGGAATATTCTTTTTAATGTTCAGCGGACTTTGTGATGCTTTTGACGGCAAAGTTGCCCGTACCAAGAAGAACAGATCAGAAGTAGAGAAGAACTTTGGAATCCAGATCGATTCCCTTACAGACGTTGTCGCTTTTGGCGTACTTCCTGCATGTATCGGATATGCTATGCTCCGTAAGTTCCCATTTATGGAAAGATTCCCGCTTATCAGCGTGTTCTTTGCCATCATGCTTATCTACATGCTGGCTGCCATGATCCGTCTTGCATACTTTAATGTAATGGAAGAAGAAAGACAGAAAAAAGAAGATACAGTAAGAGAGTACTATTCAGGACTTCCTGTAACATCTTCAGCTCTTATCTTCCCGGTTATACTCCTTGTACATTACATAGTTATCTGGGATATAACACCAATTTACTTTGCAGCTATGCTCTTTACTGCATTTGCATTTATTCTGCCTATTCCTGTTAAGAAGCCTAAGCTTAACGGAATACTTATCTTAGTAGGAATTGGAGCCGTTATCTTTATTGCACTTTTATGGCTTATCATATCAAGAACAAGACTGTAG
- a CDS encoding lysylphosphatidylglycerol synthase transmembrane domain-containing protein, which produces MGKNKILWSILFLVFAALTLVAVVSQSKNFSPDIMVRLFEDSNKGWLCLAFISMFGYIFFEGFALVRMARRLGYRVSAINGMTYGGADVYFSAITPSATGGQPASAYFMIRDGIAPSMVAVMLLINLVMYTAALLITAVCVVVFGHHIFFGFSLVGKILIGVGGVILAGLMFGFFLLLKKTSFLHNIFDKLLSFLVKIHVIRQYERRKAQLENTMREYKECSDFIFGRGRLLAEVLVWNLLQRISYLLVIFMVFMATNNGIIKAIKAMEIQSLVTVGSNCIPVPGAMGVADFLMIDGLGQILNADSVVAMELICRGMTFYSSVIVGLFVVIIGYLRRKEKKN; this is translated from the coding sequence ATGGGAAAAAATAAGATTTTATGGTCTATTCTTTTTCTTGTTTTTGCGGCACTGACGCTTGTGGCTGTAGTATCGCAGAGCAAGAATTTTTCTCCCGATATTATGGTACGGCTGTTCGAAGATTCTAATAAAGGCTGGCTTTGCCTGGCTTTTATTTCTATGTTTGGATATATCTTTTTTGAAGGTTTTGCGCTTGTTCGCATGGCCAGAAGACTGGGATACAGGGTTAGTGCTATAAATGGGATGACCTATGGCGGCGCAGACGTGTATTTTTCTGCTATTACACCATCTGCAACAGGCGGACAGCCTGCCAGTGCTTACTTTATGATAAGAGATGGTATTGCACCATCGATGGTTGCAGTAATGCTTCTCATCAACCTTGTTATGTATACGGCAGCGCTTCTTATTACAGCAGTATGTGTTGTCGTGTTCGGACACCATATTTTCTTTGGCTTTTCTCTGGTGGGTAAGATACTTATCGGAGTTGGAGGCGTGATACTTGCAGGCCTCATGTTCGGATTTTTTTTATTGCTCAAAAAGACTTCTTTTTTACATAATATATTTGATAAGCTGCTTAGCTTCCTTGTGAAGATCCATGTTATCAGGCAGTATGAAAGAAGAAAAGCACAGCTTGAGAATACAATGAGAGAGTATAAAGAGTGCTCTGATTTCATTTTCGGAAGAGGCAGGCTCCTTGCAGAGGTGCTTGTCTGGAATCTGCTCCAGAGGATATCATATCTGCTCGTAATCTTTATGGTATTTATGGCTACAAACAATGGGATAATAAAGGCCATAAAGGCAATGGAGATTCAGAGCCTTGTTACTGTAGGATCTAATTGCATTCCTGTTCCGGGAGCAATGGGTGTTGCAGATTTTCTGATGATTGACGGCCTTGGTCAGATACTGAATGCTGACAGCGTTGTTGCTATGGAACTTATTTGTAGGGGTATGACGTTTTATTCGAGCGTTATTGTAGGACTTTTTGTTGTCATCATCGGATATTTAAGAAGAAAGGAAAAGAAGAACTGA
- a CDS encoding DMT family transporter — MWLFFTLATTFIWGLAELFYKKGARPNEKYAHLKICISVGFVMGLHAIFTLLTKDIGYDPENLIRYLPVSLFYVISMAFSFFGMRFIEESISDPIENTSGAIAALLCVIFLHEKLEFPSIAAILIIAVGVVGVGFLENTGSTKRSDKIGKKMAIIAFAMPFMYAILDAFGSFLDIFYLDEVESSPLVNITEDTIEEVANTSYELTFAFVAIILYIFIRLRGVKYEIPKQRDKILAAICETAGQFTYVFAMSGNGAIAAPIISAVCVVSLILSRIFLKEKLTKNQYFFIFMVIVGILILAVIEGD; from the coding sequence ATGTGGCTTTTTTTCACACTGGCAACAACCTTCATATGGGGTCTTGCCGAACTATTTTATAAAAAGGGTGCCAGACCCAACGAGAAATATGCACACCTTAAGATCTGCATCTCTGTAGGTTTTGTAATGGGTCTTCATGCGATCTTCACTCTTTTGACCAAGGATATAGGTTATGATCCGGAAAACCTTATCAGATATCTTCCGGTTTCACTTTTCTATGTTATATCCATGGCGTTTTCATTTTTTGGAATGCGTTTTATAGAAGAATCCATCTCTGACCCTATTGAGAACACTTCAGGCGCTATCGCAGCTCTGCTCTGCGTAATATTCCTTCATGAAAAGCTTGAATTCCCATCAATTGCAGCAATCCTTATTATCGCAGTTGGCGTAGTTGGTGTTGGATTTCTTGAAAACACAGGTTCTACCAAACGAAGTGATAAGATTGGTAAGAAAATGGCTATAATCGCCTTCGCTATGCCTTTCATGTATGCTATCCTTGATGCCTTCGGATCATTCCTTGATATCTTCTATTTGGATGAAGTAGAATCCAGCCCTCTTGTAAATATTACAGAAGATACTATCGAAGAAGTAGCAAATACAAGCTATGAACTTACATTTGCTTTTGTAGCTATCATTCTCTACATATTTATAAGATTAAGAGGTGTTAAATACGAGATTCCCAAGCAGCGTGATAAGATCCTGGCAGCAATCTGCGAGACCGCAGGACAGTTCACTTATGTATTTGCAATGAGCGGAAACGGCGCTATAGCAGCTCCTATCATCTCAGCAGTATGTGTAGTATCTCTTATTCTTTCACGTATATTCCTTAAGGAAAAGCTGACAAAGAATCAGTATTTCTTCATATTCATGGTAATAGTCGGAATACTTATTCTTGCAGTTATCGAAGGGGACTAA
- a CDS encoding glycoside hydrolase family 3 protein, whose protein sequence is MLSINIADVIAVIQTMIPQLIVLGVALVLAIIVTICAVKAKKPLKGFIRKQTWLVFALVVIVVVNSILLGPVYSMVNMAMGGGTISNDAIEEAKALCTEIAEEGIVLLKNEESALPLAEGTKVNVFGWSSTNPIYGGTGSGALSDAYPTVDFLTGLTDAGIEYNKDLVGFYTGWRQARPTVGMMGQDWTIPEPTVSEYGSLITDAKNFSDTAIFFIARSGGEGADLPTSYDGEDTFSEEGMFGASGVRYSDQEDDLDASKSYLELSNREQALLDEVTANFDNVIVVVNSANAMELGFVNEYSQIKSVLYCPGTGQTGFDGLGEILAGKVNPSGKTADTFVADLLATPTANNFGDFDYTNMEEYGVDNMFAEGGKAYPTFVNYVEGIYVGYRFYETAYAESLAGNMDFDYDATVVYPFGYGLSYTTFTQEMGEITNDGTNVTFDVTVTNTGDVAGKDVVEVYYNPPYTNGGIEKSAANLIQFAKTSTLEPGASETVTVTFALEDMASYDTYGEGCYVLEAGDYEISINSDSHNKIDTDTVSVASTVVYDESGKRASDEVAATNQFQFAEGDVTYLSRADGFGNYAEATAAPSSYELADEYKANYYNETNYDPTNFNNDSDVMPTTGAKNGVMLKDLRGLEYDDPKWDELLDELTVEEMNTLIELGGYETSAIDSIGKVMTYDCDGPASINNNFTGQGSIGFPAAVMIACTWNKDLALAFGQSIGRMANDMDVSGWYAPATNTHRSAFAGRNFEYYSEDGVLAGWMCANAVNGAREWGVYSYVKHFATNDQETNRTGLLCTWLNEQSMREIYLKSFEIAFKNANPGATMVAFNNIGVEPAEACSALLNTVLRGEWGFRGFAETDYFGGYGYQDSDRMIRNGCDLMLATYSTPQSTVTDQTSATSVIAMRTASHNILYTVVNSRAYDSDISTGLPTWEKILFAVDVLLVLILACLEFFAVKKYLAKKKEATVEVTNK, encoded by the coding sequence ATGTTATCTATCAATATTGCGGACGTTATCGCCGTAATACAAACAATGATTCCACAACTTATAGTATTGGGTGTGGCATTAGTACTTGCGATCATCGTAACTATCTGTGCGGTGAAAGCTAAGAAGCCGTTAAAGGGCTTTATCAGAAAGCAGACATGGCTTGTTTTCGCATTAGTAGTAATCGTAGTAGTTAATTCTATTTTACTTGGACCTGTTTACTCAATGGTAAACATGGCAATGGGCGGCGGTACTATTTCAAACGACGCTATTGAAGAGGCTAAAGCTCTTTGTACAGAGATTGCTGAAGAAGGAATCGTTCTTTTAAAGAATGAGGAGTCAGCACTTCCTCTTGCAGAAGGCACAAAGGTCAATGTATTTGGCTGGTCTTCAACAAATCCTATTTATGGTGGTACAGGTTCTGGAGCATTATCTGATGCTTATCCTACAGTAGACTTCCTTACAGGTCTTACAGATGCCGGTATTGAGTACAATAAGGATCTTGTAGGCTTCTACACAGGTTGGAGACAGGCAAGACCTACAGTTGGTATGATGGGACAGGACTGGACAATTCCTGAACCTACAGTTTCAGAGTATGGCAGCCTTATCACAGATGCCAAGAATTTCTCTGATACAGCAATTTTCTTTATCGCTCGTTCAGGCGGTGAGGGAGCAGACCTTCCAACATCTTATGATGGTGAGGATACATTCTCAGAAGAGGGAATGTTCGGAGCTTCAGGTGTTCGCTACTCTGACCAGGAAGATGACCTTGATGCTTCAAAGTCTTATCTTGAGCTTTCAAACAGAGAGCAGGCACTTCTTGATGAAGTAACAGCTAACTTTGATAATGTTATCGTAGTTGTAAACTCAGCTAACGCTATGGAGCTTGGCTTTGTAAATGAGTATTCACAGATCAAGTCAGTTCTTTACTGCCCTGGAACAGGTCAGACAGGTTTTGACGGACTTGGAGAGATCCTTGCTGGTAAGGTTAATCCTTCTGGTAAGACAGCAGATACATTCGTAGCAGATCTTCTTGCTACACCTACAGCTAACAACTTTGGCGATTTTGATTACACTAATATGGAAGAGTATGGTGTAGATAACATGTTCGCTGAAGGCGGTAAAGCTTATCCTACATTTGTTAATTATGTAGAAGGTATCTATGTTGGATATCGTTTCTATGAGACAGCTTATGCAGAAAGCCTTGCAGGTAACATGGATTTTGATTATGACGCTACAGTTGTTTATCCATTTGGCTATGGTCTTTCTTACACAACATTTACCCAGGAGATGGGCGAAATCACAAATGACGGTACAAACGTAACATTTGATGTAACAGTAACTAACACAGGTGATGTAGCAGGTAAGGACGTAGTAGAAGTTTACTACAATCCTCCTTATACAAATGGTGGTATTGAAAAGTCAGCAGCAAACCTTATCCAGTTTGCTAAGACATCTACACTTGAGCCTGGTGCATCTGAGACTGTAACAGTTACATTTGCTCTTGAGGATATGGCTTCATACGATACATATGGCGAGGGATGCTATGTTCTTGAAGCAGGAGATTATGAGATCTCTATCAACTCTGATTCACACAACAAGATCGATACAGATACTGTTTCTGTAGCATCTACAGTTGTTTATGATGAGTCGGGTAAGCGTGCATCCGATGAGGTTGCTGCTACAAACCAGTTCCAGTTTGCAGAAGGTGATGTTACATACCTTTCACGTGCAGACGGATTTGGAAACTATGCTGAAGCTACTGCTGCTCCTTCTTCTTATGAGCTTGCTGATGAGTATAAGGCTAATTATTACAATGAGACCAACTATGATCCTACAAACTTCAACAATGATTCTGATGTAATGCCTACAACAGGTGCTAAGAACGGCGTTATGCTCAAGGATCTTCGCGGTCTTGAATATGATGATCCTAAGTGGGATGAGCTTCTTGATGAGCTTACAGTAGAAGAGATGAACACTCTTATCGAGCTTGGCGGATATGAGACATCAGCTATTGATTCTATCGGTAAGGTTATGACTTACGACTGTGATGGTCCTGCTTCTATTAACAATAACTTCACAGGTCAGGGTTCTATCGGATTCCCTGCAGCAGTTATGATCGCATGCACATGGAACAAGGATCTTGCTCTTGCATTTGGTCAGTCAATCGGCCGCATGGCTAATGATATGGATGTATCAGGATGGTATGCTCCTGCTACAAATACTCACAGATCTGCATTTGCAGGACGTAACTTCGAGTACTATTCAGAAGATGGCGTTCTTGCAGGCTGGATGTGTGCAAATGCTGTAAACGGTGCGAGAGAGTGGGGCGTATACTCATACGTTAAGCACTTCGCAACTAACGATCAGGAGACTAACCGTACAGGACTCCTTTGCACATGGCTCAACGAGCAGTCCATGCGTGAGATCTACCTTAAGTCATTCGAGATCGCATTCAAGAATGCTAATCCGGGTGCAACAATGGTTGCATTCAATAACATAGGTGTTGAGCCTGCTGAGGCATGTTCGGCACTACTTAACACAGTACTTCGTGGTGAGTGGGGCTTCAGAGGATTTGCTGAAACAGACTACTTCGGTGGATATGGTTACCAGGATTCTGACAGAATGATCAGAAACGGCTGCGATCTTATGCTTGCAACATATTCAACACCTCAGTCAACAGTTACAGATCAGACAAGCGCTACATCAGTGATCGCAATGAGAACTGCATCTCATAACATCCTTTACACAGTAGTTAACAGCCGTGCATATGATTCAGATATCAGCACAGGCCTTCCTACATGGGAAAAGATCCTGTTTGCAGTAGATGTACTTCTTGTACTTATCCTTGCTTGTCTTGAGTTCTTCGCAGTTAAGAAGTATCTTGCAAAAAAGAAGGAAGCAACTGTAGAAGTTACAAATAAATAA
- a CDS encoding GtrA family protein, which produces MNLWNSFAAKHPAAAKWVREGGLFVIVSNLITVFKYLLLTFLPAAFAFLGDRAFGWPGIPVTIAGETFDWNILGYDQAHGGLAYFTAYMIAMVIGECINFPIQKVFVFRNHDKPGKQIAWYVAAFIVITCIVNSINCIWVAVAGMFVPAWLYNIGTTVLNGGVSMVVFFFVNKIIFPETPKQEAK; this is translated from the coding sequence ATGAATTTATGGAATAGCTTTGCAGCTAAACATCCTGCAGCTGCCAAATGGGTTCGTGAAGGCGGACTGTTTGTGATCGTAAGTAACCTGATCACGGTATTCAAGTATTTACTGCTTACTTTTTTGCCGGCAGCATTTGCATTTCTTGGAGACAGAGCATTTGGATGGCCGGGGATCCCTGTTACTATCGCAGGAGAGACCTTTGACTGGAACATCCTTGGCTATGATCAGGCGCATGGAGGACTTGCTTACTTTACAGCCTACATGATCGCAATGGTAATTGGTGAGTGCATCAATTTCCCTATTCAGAAGGTATTTGTATTTAGAAATCATGATAAGCCCGGCAAGCAGATTGCATGGTATGTTGCAGCATTTATCGTGATCACATGCATTGTTAACTCGATTAATTGTATCTGGGTTGCAGTTGCAGGAATGTTTGTTCCGGCATGGCTTTATAACATCGGAACAACAGTGCTTAATGGCGGTGTTTCAATGGTGGTCTTTTTCTTTGTAAACAAGATCATCTTCCCGGAGACACCAAAGCAGGAAGCAAAATAA
- a CDS encoding glycoside hydrolase family 3 C-terminal domain-containing protein, with amino-acid sequence MDAKEILSKLTLIEKAALLSGKNEWESRDIGRVGIQSISFSDGPHGLRRQEGAGDHLGLNASLPATCFPTAATVANSWDPSLGEEIGAALGEEALAQKVDVLLGPGLNMKRSPLCGRNFEYFSEDPILAGKMAASYVRGIQSRHIYSCPKHFAVNSREYRRMAMNAVVDERTLREIYLTAFEIAVKEGGAKAIMSAYNEVNGKYANENEHLLVDILRKEWGFDGIVVTDWGASNDHVAGVKCQSNVEMPNPGLDSARQLIEAATKGEGQITEEEIDRAILPIIEAAIYFKENDHTKGFDKKAHHDIARKAAVNSAVLLKNDDDILPLAGGTKVCLRGPFVNKPRYQGSGSSQVNSTKVETIAEEIKNYAFEVVDDPEKADVVLFFFGLDEIAESEGADRMSMDIPEYQIKELEELSTYNKHIVGVMSAGSAVKMPWLDKLQGLLHGYLTGQAGASALLDIIIGKEVPTGKLSESYPFSYVDTVVVNYSDQDKRNLQYREGPFIGYRYYDTADVKVQFPFGYGLSYTTFEYSDLTVGEGGVRFTITNTGKCDGAEIAQLYVGKRETGLIRPKKELKGFKKVWIKAGQSVEVMIPFDDKTFRYFSTVSNKWEIEGGEYQIYVGANVRDIALTGEIFVEGTTTELPYNIDDLPSYKTGKVRNVHYEEFEKLYAAPLPEEKVGPLDINDALCQMKDAKSGICRMVYKVLKKKLDKSYEKGIPDLNIMFIYNMPFRAICKMSGGMVSRQMVESIVMIANGHFFKGLAGVIGGFFRNQSANKKYEKRLLHEE; translated from the coding sequence ATGGACGCTAAAGAAATACTTTCAAAGCTTACATTGATAGAGAAGGCAGCTCTTTTGAGCGGTAAAAATGAGTGGGAATCACGCGATATTGGGCGCGTAGGAATACAGTCAATCTCTTTTTCAGATGGACCTCACGGACTTCGACGTCAGGAAGGAGCGGGAGATCATCTGGGACTTAACGCATCTCTTCCTGCAACATGCTTTCCAACAGCGGCAACAGTTGCTAACAGCTGGGATCCAAGTCTTGGCGAAGAGATAGGTGCAGCGCTTGGTGAAGAAGCTCTTGCCCAGAAGGTTGATGTACTTCTTGGACCCGGACTTAACATGAAGAGATCACCTCTTTGCGGCCGAAACTTTGAGTACTTTAGTGAAGATCCGATTCTTGCAGGTAAGATGGCAGCTTCTTATGTAAGAGGTATTCAGAGCAGACACATTTATTCTTGTCCTAAACATTTTGCAGTTAACTCCCGTGAGTACCGCAGAATGGCAATGAACGCAGTTGTAGATGAGCGTACGCTTCGTGAGATCTATCTGACAGCATTTGAGATTGCTGTTAAGGAAGGCGGCGCTAAGGCGATCATGTCTGCCTACAACGAAGTAAATGGTAAGTATGCAAATGAAAATGAACATTTGCTTGTAGATATTCTTAGAAAAGAATGGGGATTTGATGGAATAGTTGTTACTGACTGGGGTGCAAGTAATGACCACGTTGCAGGTGTTAAATGCCAGTCTAACGTTGAGATGCCAAACCCGGGTCTTGATTCTGCAAGGCAGCTGATAGAAGCAGCAACCAAGGGCGAAGGCCAGATCACGGAAGAAGAGATCGACAGAGCAATCCTTCCTATTATCGAGGCAGCTATTTATTTTAAAGAAAATGATCATACTAAGGGATTTGATAAGAAGGCTCATCATGACATAGCAAGAAAGGCAGCAGTAAATTCTGCAGTTCTTCTTAAAAATGATGACGATATCCTTCCTCTTGCAGGCGGTACTAAGGTGTGCCTGAGAGGACCTTTTGTAAATAAGCCACGCTATCAGGGTTCAGGAAGCTCACAGGTTAATTCAACCAAAGTTGAGACTATTGCAGAAGAGATTAAAAATTATGCATTTGAAGTTGTAGATGACCCTGAAAAGGCAGATGTTGTTTTGTTCTTCTTCGGTCTTGATGAGATCGCAGAGAGCGAAGGCGCAGACAGAATGTCTATGGATATTCCTGAATATCAGATCAAAGAGCTTGAAGAGCTTAGCACATATAACAAGCATATAGTTGGTGTCATGAGCGCAGGTTCTGCAGTGAAGATGCCATGGCTTGATAAGCTTCAGGGACTTCTCCACGGATACCTGACAGGACAGGCAGGAGCATCCGCTCTTCTTGACATTATCATCGGTAAGGAAGTGCCTACAGGAAAGCTCTCAGAGTCTTATCCTTTCTCATATGTAGATACAGTAGTCGTAAACTATTCAGATCAGGATAAGAGAAATCTTCAGTACAGAGAAGGACCTTTCATTGGATACAGATACTACGATACAGCAGATGTAAAAGTTCAGTTCCCATTTGGATACGGCCTTAGCTATACAACATTTGAGTATTCAGACCTGACAGTAGGTGAAGGCGGCGTAAGGTTCACTATTACTAATACCGGTAAGTGCGATGGCGCAGAGATAGCTCAGCTCTATGTTGGAAAAAGAGAAACAGGCCTTATAAGACCTAAAAAAGAGCTTAAAGGCTTCAAAAAAGTCTGGATCAAAGCTGGCCAGTCAGTGGAGGTCATGATTCCATTTGATGACAAGACCTTCCGCTATTTCTCAACTGTTTCTAATAAGTGGGAGATAGAAGGCGGAGAGTATCAGATATATGTTGGTGCAAACGTAAGGGATATAGCTCTTACAGGAGAGATTTTCGTAGAAGGAACTACTACAGAGCTTCCTTATAACATCGATGATCTTCCAAGCTATAAGACAGGAAAAGTCAGAAATGTCCACTACGAAGAATTTGAAAAACTCTATGCCGCGCCTCTCCCAGAAGAAAAGGTCGGACCACTTGATATCAATGATGCCTTGTGTCAGATGAAAGACGCCAAGAGCGGCATTTGCAGAATGGTTTATAAGGTACTTAAGAAAAAACTTGATAAGTCTTATGAAAAGGGCATTCCAGATCTTAACATCATGTTCATCTATAACATGCCATTTAGGGCTATCTGCAAGATGTCAGGCGGAATGGTATCAAGGCAGATGGTCGAGAGCATCGTTATGATCGCTAACGGACACTTTTTCAAGGGCCTTGCGGGAGTTATCGGAGGTTTCTTTAGAAACCAGAGTGCGAATAAGAAGTACGAAAAGAGACTTTTGCACGAGGAATGA
- a CDS encoding LytTR family DNA-binding domain-containing protein, translated as MINVCIVEDELDAAHLLESYINKYGEAKHQKFEVTHLPDGMDLVDDYKGQFDIILLDIQMKFLDGMAAAEKIRKLDPDVVIIFITSTVQYAVQGYAVDALGYVLKPVPYTQFEQIFDKAIIRVQARQQHIYIKVSVDDGRQLKLDCNNVIYIESQRNNVIIHCLDNSYVTQGPLKRFDEMLMQHGFSKCHNAYLINLSCVHAVQKEEVVLSNDVTLPISRARKKDFMAALTEDIL; from the coding sequence ATGATTAATGTATGTATTGTTGAAGATGAGTTAGATGCAGCTCATCTGCTAGAAAGTTATATAAATAAATATGGTGAAGCCAAGCATCAGAAGTTTGAGGTAACGCATCTGCCTGATGGCATGGACCTTGTTGATGATTACAAGGGGCAGTTTGATATCATACTGCTCGATATCCAGATGAAGTTTTTAGATGGTATGGCGGCTGCTGAGAAAATCAGGAAGCTTGATCCGGATGTTGTTATCATATTCATCACTTCTACTGTTCAGTATGCTGTTCAGGGATATGCGGTTGATGCGCTTGGTTATGTTCTTAAGCCGGTTCCTTATACTCAGTTTGAGCAGATCTTTGATAAGGCTATCATAAGGGTTCAGGCCAGACAACAGCACATTTATATCAAGGTTTCAGTTGATGATGGAAGGCAGCTTAAGCTTGATTGTAACAATGTCATTTATATTGAAAGTCAGCGCAATAATGTTATCATTCACTGCCTTGATAATAGTTATGTGACTCAGGGACCTTTAAAGAGATTCGATGAAATGCTTATGCAGCACGGTTTTAGCAAGTGCCATAACGCATATCTTATCAATCTGTCCTGTGTTCATGCGGTGCAAAAAGAGGAAGTAGTTCTTTCTAATGATGTAACTCTTCCTATCAGCCGTGCCAGAAAAAAGGATTTTATGGCTGCACTCACGGAGGATATTCTTTAA